The following proteins are co-located in the Cetobacterium sp. NK01 genome:
- a CDS encoding glycerol dehydratase reactivase beta/small subunit family protein yields the protein MKKTGIEIVCSNKIEKNDIEEIFFGIEEEEIPYILKFLDKDKISKELYTEGRFEIGIGIDCFGEIILNQKKYSKDFILKENIKSPKKKLRVFGQNAARILKGLPLKK from the coding sequence GTGAAAAAAACTGGGATAGAAATTGTATGTTCAAATAAAATAGAAAAAAATGATATAGAAGAAATTTTTTTCGGAATAGAAGAGGAAGAGATTCCATATATTTTAAAATTCTTGGATAAGGATAAAATTAGTAAAGAGCTATATACAGAGGGTAGATTTGAAATAGGAATAGGTATAGATTGCTTTGGAGAAATTATATTAAACCAAAAAAAATATTCAAAAGATTTTATTTTAAAAGAAAATATAAAGAGTCCTAAAAAAAAATTAAGAGTTTTTGGCCAAAATGCTGCTAGAATATTGAAAGGACTACCTTTAAAAAAATAA
- a CDS encoding diol dehydratase small subunit, whose amino-acid sequence MNKKINIELDYPLGEKRKEWLKTPTGKTLDEITLENVLNENIKAQDIRISSETLNLQGEVAETAGQPTIKRNFQRASELVKISDERILEIYNALRPNRSTKEELLTIANELEDKYGAIVNANFVREAAEIYEKRGKLRKD is encoded by the coding sequence ATGAACAAAAAAATTAATATTGAATTGGATTATCCTTTAGGAGAAAAAAGAAAAGAGTGGTTAAAAACTCCAACTGGAAAAACATTAGATGAGATTACTTTAGAAAATGTTTTAAATGAAAACATTAAAGCACAAGACATTAGAATCTCCTCAGAAACTCTTAATCTTCAAGGGGAAGTTGCTGAAACAGCAGGACAACCAACTATAAAAAGAAATTTTCAAAGAGCCAGTGAATTAGTTAAAATATCAGATGAAAGAATATTAGAAATATATAATGCTTTAAGACCTAATAGATCTACAAAAGAGGAGCTTTTGACAATAGCAAATGAGCTTGAGGATAAATATGGTGCTATAGTAAATGCAAATTTTGTGAGAGAAGCAGCTGAAATTTATGAAAAAAGAGGGAAGCTAAGAAAAGATTAG
- a CDS encoding propanediol/glycerol family dehydratase medium subunit, with the protein MEIKIKEVGIAKKGDRIEEVVIGLAPAFKKYQNKTITDIPHDIVLMELIAGIEEEGLIARVVRVNRTSDVCFIANDAAKLSGSGIGIGIQSKGTTVIHQKDLLPLNNLELFPQAPLLTPEIYRLIGKNAAKYAKGESPNPVPVISDQMVRPKYQAKAALLHIKETKHVKENEKPEELEYTFE; encoded by the coding sequence ATGGAAATAAAAATAAAAGAGGTTGGAATTGCAAAAAAAGGTGATAGAATAGAGGAGGTAGTTATAGGTTTAGCTCCAGCTTTTAAAAAATATCAAAACAAAACTATAACAGACATTCCTCATGATATAGTTTTGATGGAGCTAATTGCAGGAATAGAGGAAGAGGGATTAATAGCAAGAGTTGTAAGAGTAAATAGAACATCAGACGTTTGTTTTATAGCTAATGATGCTGCTAAACTAAGTGGATCAGGAATAGGGATAGGAATACAATCAAAAGGAACAACTGTAATACATCAAAAAGATTTACTTCCTTTAAATAACTTAGAATTATTTCCACAAGCACCTCTTTTGACTCCGGAAATTTATAGATTAATTGGTAAAAATGCGGCTAAGTATGCAAAAGGAGAATCACCAAATCCAGTTCCTGTTATAAGTGATCAAATGGTGAGACCTAAATACCAAGCTAAAGCTGCCCTGTTACATATAAAAGAAACAAAACATGTAAAAGAAAATGAAAAGCCTGAAGAGTTAGAATACACTTTTGAATAA
- a CDS encoding diol dehydratase reactivase subunit alpha translates to MKIIAGVDIGNATTEVALAKLNGTKIEFLGSSLNKTTGLKGTEDNVEGVKKAIFSLLEKVKLKIEDLDLIRINEATPVIGDVSMETITETIITESTMIGHNPDTPGGCGIGIGITVELNELENIKEELLEEDYIVIANGERNFLEIAKTLNCQTDRGVKIKGAILQRDDGVLVSNRLRTKIPIVDEVQLVEKIPKGVKCCIEVALKGRVIEKISNPYGIATIFNLNSEETKKVVPLSKALIGNRSGVVIKTPQGDVKEKVIPAGNLYIKGNKTTEEVGIQEGAEKIMEKISFLNVQDIFGEDGTNVGGMLKNVKSTMSKFTGECIDDIKIKDLLAVDTFVPQRIKGGLAGEFMLENAVGLAVMVGTEKNQMNHLAEIIKKDLNVDVEVGGVEADMAIKGALTTPGTGKPLAIIDIGAGSTDACSIDKFGRKAHTHLAGAGNMVTLLIQKELGIENFDLAEDIKKYPLAKVESFFHIRYEDGSVEFFDEPLSPNIYAKNVLIKDGKLIPIEIESTLEKIRTVRRESKRKVFVVNSKRALKKISLTRNIRDFEFVIIVGGSALDFEVPEMITEALSKYGVVAGCGNIRGVEGPRNAVATGLVLGDTV, encoded by the coding sequence ATGAAAATTATTGCAGGTGTAGATATAGGTAATGCAACAACAGAGGTTGCTCTGGCTAAACTAAATGGAACTAAAATAGAATTTTTAGGAAGCTCACTTAATAAAACTACAGGATTAAAAGGAACTGAAGATAATGTAGAGGGAGTGAAAAAGGCTATTTTTTCATTATTAGAAAAAGTAAAATTAAAAATAGAAGATTTAGATTTAATTCGTATAAATGAAGCTACTCCTGTAATAGGTGATGTATCTATGGAAACAATAACAGAGACTATTATAACAGAATCAACTATGATAGGGCATAATCCAGATACTCCAGGTGGATGTGGTATAGGAATAGGGATAACAGTTGAGCTAAACGAATTAGAAAATATAAAAGAAGAATTATTGGAAGAAGATTATATAGTTATAGCTAATGGAGAGAGAAATTTTTTAGAAATAGCAAAAACTTTAAATTGTCAAACAGATAGAGGAGTAAAGATTAAAGGTGCTATTCTTCAAAGAGACGATGGTGTTCTTGTTAGCAATAGATTGAGAACAAAAATACCAATAGTTGACGAAGTTCAATTGGTAGAAAAAATACCAAAGGGTGTAAAATGTTGTATTGAAGTTGCATTAAAAGGGAGAGTCATTGAAAAGATATCAAATCCTTATGGAATTGCGACAATTTTTAATCTAAATTCCGAAGAGACAAAAAAAGTAGTTCCTCTATCAAAAGCTTTAATAGGAAATAGATCTGGAGTTGTAATAAAAACTCCTCAAGGAGATGTAAAAGAAAAAGTTATTCCAGCTGGAAATTTATATATAAAAGGTAATAAAACTACCGAAGAAGTTGGGATTCAAGAGGGTGCAGAAAAAATAATGGAAAAGATATCTTTTTTAAATGTACAAGATATCTTTGGCGAAGATGGTACTAATGTAGGCGGAATGTTAAAAAATGTAAAAAGCACTATGAGTAAATTTACTGGAGAATGTATAGACGATATAAAAATAAAGGACTTACTAGCTGTAGACACTTTCGTTCCTCAAAGAATAAAAGGTGGATTAGCAGGTGAATTTATGCTAGAAAACGCAGTAGGATTAGCAGTAATGGTTGGTACTGAGAAAAATCAAATGAATCATTTAGCTGAAATAATAAAAAAGGATTTAAATGTAGATGTGGAAGTTGGAGGAGTAGAGGCTGATATGGCAATAAAAGGAGCTTTAACAACTCCTGGAACAGGGAAACCATTAGCTATAATAGATATTGGTGCAGGCTCTACAGATGCTTGTAGTATAGATAAATTTGGAAGAAAAGCTCACACTCATCTAGCTGGAGCTGGAAATATGGTGACTCTATTAATACAAAAAGAGCTTGGAATAGAAAATTTTGATTTAGCTGAAGACATTAAAAAATATCCTCTAGCAAAAGTAGAATCATTCTTTCATATTAGATACGAAGATGGAAGTGTTGAGTTTTTTGATGAACCATTATCACCAAATATTTATGCTAAAAATGTTTTAATTAAAGATGGAAAATTAATTCCAATAGAGATAGAAAGTACTCTAGAAAAAATTAGAACTGTTAGAAGAGAAAGTAAGCGGAAAGTATTTGTAGTAAATTCAAAGAGGGCTTTAAAGAAGATATCTCTTACAAGAAATATAAGAGATTTTGAGTTTGTAATTATAGTTGGTGGTTCAGCTCTTGATTTTGAAGTTCCAGAGATGATAACAGAGGCTTTATCTAAATATGGAGTGGTTGCAGGATGTGGTAATATAAGAGGAGTAGAAGGACCAAGAAATGCAGTTGCAACAGGATTAGTCTTGGGTGATACAGTGTGA
- a CDS encoding PocR ligand-binding domain-containing protein has product MLHKYKKELIKIQEEIVDMTKMAVVIVDDEGNYLTEKSNYSEFCKIFRKNKELSSFCEKCDVKALSKAFLSLKPYIYRCHAGLVDMVIPIAYQGELVGAFLVGQILLEDEETFELEDILIENVGKEFNIKKIAENYGFLKKVKYSELQSIASILHYTSVYISECIKSKRWYNHIIENNIKEERVEYSHSQISAAITYINEKIKENIHLEDVALLCNLSISQFSRVFKKETGKTFKEYILVKKIEKAKYFLEITNKSLSEISNEIGIEDSSYFTKVFKKYERVCPKEYRELFQK; this is encoded by the coding sequence ATGCTTCATAAATATAAAAAAGAATTAATAAAAATTCAAGAAGAAATAGTTGATATGACTAAAATGGCTGTAGTTATTGTAGATGACGAAGGAAACTATTTGACAGAAAAAAGTAACTATTCAGAGTTTTGTAAAATTTTTAGAAAAAATAAAGAGCTTAGTTCTTTTTGTGAAAAATGTGATGTAAAAGCTTTAAGCAAAGCATTTTTATCATTAAAGCCATATATTTATAGATGTCATGCAGGCTTGGTAGATATGGTAATACCAATTGCTTATCAAGGTGAATTAGTAGGAGCATTTTTGGTAGGACAAATACTTTTAGAAGATGAAGAGACTTTTGAATTAGAAGATATTCTAATAGAAAATGTAGGGAAAGAGTTTAATATAAAAAAAATAGCTGAGAACTATGGATTTTTGAAAAAAGTTAAATATAGTGAATTACAAAGTATTGCAAGTATATTACATTATACATCAGTTTATATTAGTGAATGTATAAAAAGTAAAAGATGGTACAATCATATTATAGAAAATAATATAAAAGAGGAAAGAGTAGAATATAGTCATTCTCAGATATCAGCAGCAATAACTTATATAAATGAAAAAATAAAAGAAAATATTCATTTAGAAGATGTGGCATTACTATGTAATTTAAGTATATCTCAATTTAGTAGAGTTTTTAAAAAAGAAACAGGAAAAACATTTAAAGAATATATCCTTGTAAAAAAAATAGAAAAAGCTAAATACTTTTTAGAGATAACTAATAAATCTTTATCAGAAATTTCTAATGAAATTGGGATAGAAGATAGCAGCTATTTTACAAAAGTATTTAAGAAATATGAAAGAGTCTGCCCTAAGGAGTATAGAGAACTTTTTCAAAAATAA
- a CDS encoding cobyric acid synthase, protein MKHKNIMVVGTSSGAGKSITVTGLCRAFFKDGYTVSPFKSQNMALNSYITKDGHEMGRAQALQAMACEIEAHYTMNPILLKPTGDRRIQVIVNGKSIGNMGGLEYGDYKSKLKKDIIQAYNTIKDENQICVIEGAGSPVELNIKQDDIVNMGLAEMVDAPVILVADIDRGGVFASIYGTISLMEPEERARVKGVIINKFRGNVDILKPGLEKIEELTGVPILGVMPYFELDIEDEDGVTEKFNKIKSKTADITVSVIKLKHISNFTDIDALLANKDVNVNYVTSFHELGNEDMIVIPGSKNTIDDLKDIKEKGIAQEIIKMSRKGTPIIGICGGFQILGEKVLDPYGIEGDIKELPGLGLLDIETTMEKEKVTTQYTGLLKGETGLLKGLGDIQVKGYEIHQGVTEGKEKSITLDNRLVATVKDNIFGTYLHGIFDNREFTDFILNNIREKKGLEKKNSTMTFDEYRLQELDKLEKIFRENVDMKAIYKILEEN, encoded by the coding sequence ATGAAACATAAGAACATAATGGTTGTTGGGACGTCTTCAGGAGCAGGGAAGAGTATAACAGTTACAGGCTTATGTAGAGCATTTTTTAAAGATGGATACACAGTTTCACCTTTTAAATCTCAAAATATGGCACTGAACTCTTATATAACAAAAGATGGACATGAGATGGGGCGAGCACAAGCTCTTCAGGCGATGGCATGTGAGATAGAAGCTCACTATACAATGAATCCTATTTTATTAAAACCCACAGGGGATAGAAGGATTCAAGTGATTGTCAACGGAAAGTCTATCGGAAATATGGGAGGACTTGAATACGGAGATTATAAATCAAAGTTAAAAAAAGATATAATTCAAGCTTATAATACGATTAAAGATGAAAATCAAATATGTGTTATAGAGGGAGCAGGAAGCCCTGTAGAATTAAATATAAAGCAAGATGATATAGTAAACATGGGATTAGCTGAAATGGTTGATGCTCCTGTTATTTTAGTTGCAGATATTGATAGAGGTGGAGTTTTTGCATCAATTTATGGAACAATATCTCTTATGGAACCAGAAGAGAGAGCTAGAGTAAAAGGTGTAATTATAAATAAGTTTAGAGGAAATGTTGATATATTAAAACCAGGATTAGAAAAAATAGAGGAACTGACAGGAGTTCCAATTTTAGGAGTTATGCCATACTTTGAACTAGACATAGAGGATGAGGATGGGGTAACAGAAAAATTTAATAAGATTAAATCAAAAACTGCAGATATAACAGTTTCGGTTATAAAATTAAAACATATATCGAATTTTACAGATATTGATGCTTTACTAGCAAATAAAGATGTAAATGTTAATTATGTGACATCATTTCATGAACTAGGAAATGAAGACATGATAGTTATACCTGGATCTAAAAATACAATAGATGATTTAAAAGATATAAAAGAGAAAGGAATCGCACAAGAGATTATAAAAATGTCTAGAAAAGGAACTCCTATTATTGGGATATGTGGAGGATTTCAAATTTTAGGAGAAAAAGTGTTAGATCCTTATGGAATAGAGGGAGATATAAAAGAACTTCCAGGACTAGGACTTTTAGACATAGAAACTACAATGGAAAAAGAGAAGGTAACAACACAGTATACAGGATTATTAAAAGGAGAAACTGGGTTATTAAAAGGATTAGGAGATATTCAAGTTAAAGGTTATGAGATTCACCAAGGAGTAACAGAGGGGAAAGAAAAATCTATAACTTTAGATAATAGATTAGTAGCCACAGTAAAGGACAATATTTTCGGAACATACTTACATGGAATTTTTGATAATAGAGAGTTTACTGATTTTATTTTAAATAATATAAGAGAGAAGAAAGGACTGGAAAAGAAAAATAGCACAATGACATTTGATGAATATAGACTTCAAGAGTTGGATAAGTTAGAAAAAATATTCAGAGAAAATGTGGACATGAAAGCTATTTATAAGATTTTGGAGGAGAACTAA